Proteins from a genomic interval of Trifolium pratense cultivar HEN17-A07 linkage group LG6, ARS_RC_1.1, whole genome shotgun sequence:
- the LOC123891721 gene encoding uncharacterized protein LOC123891721, translating into MSQSSGSAQIKNKIADTVKTRSKSKKEGTTVVVDVMPISSIPATTSKKKKSAKSSKKVSESSPSISIKSDSIKSKKKKPQSPVKRGLSMSDLKGESRKPLCKGKPSSVETLGKTQNIAENVGVSNNPSVPENMTVPTNVITDVTEKSQEKAVVTDAPTGVEPSSIPSDAEKDVEASKGGSSPHTNTATRSFGSGSNTEASTEEEVNKESTPEDVADSEPENEAGEDSEKTTNEEQDIVDVDEVPSEEDLQPPPTQKGIGRRLRSRTTTPAPAVTTTPVVTKKTKDNTLKPVKYGPKKGWSKPIPPPEKNKGVLKRKSAPSSDSEFEAEKDDSSIKPPAKKAMSAKKAVPQSVAPDIEDFPCDNKIGSGKGTGQRYSRIVSLINDAGLIKTVWGLGSCYEKLVREFVVNIPIGCDNPLDKEFQKVFVRGKCVTFSPSVINRFLGNSDEPHPDIDVSDNVVCRTITADKVKTWPKKKKVPAVKLTQKYAILNRIASVNWVPTTHASDIATNLGKLIYMIGTGTKFNAGLYIFNQVVQHAKTSVTKQPIAFPTLICDIILSQHPNIRHEDESAKKRASPLAIHQKLFSKQHAPDIVGPSNAAADTPMTKKEMIAMLEANCKELDEKKLQFERMIHALRVEEAAAQAANADDDGSSGEEEGDSDAEGEESDSSPSASV; encoded by the exons ATGTCTCAATCTTCCGGTTCCGCtcagatcaaaaacaaaattgctgatactgtgaaaacaagatcaaaatCTAAGAAGGAAGGAACAACTGTTGTGGTCGATGTGATGCCTATATCAAGTATTCCTGCAACTActtctaagaagaagaaatctgcaAAATCGTCTAAGAAAGTAAGTGAATCGTCTCCCTCGATCTCTATTAAGTCTGATTCTATTAagtctaagaagaagaaaccccAATCTCCTGTAAAAAGGGGTTTAAGCATGTCTGATCT AAAAGGTGAATCAAGAAAACCCTTATGTAAAGGAAAACCTAGTTCTGTTGAAACCCTaggaaaaacccaaaatattgCTGAGAATGTTGGTGTGAGCAATAATCCTAGTGTTCCTGAGAATATGACAGTTCCCACGAATGTCATAACTGATGTTACTGAAAAATCTCAAGAAAAGGCTGTTGTAACCGATGCTCCAACCGGTGTTGAACCATCCTCTATACCatctgatgctgagaaggaTGTTGAAGCATCCAAAGGAGGATCTAGCCCACATACTAACACTGCCACTAGGTCGTTTGGCAGTGGATCTAATACTGAAGCTTCCACTGAAGAGGAAGTAAACAAAGAAAGTACCCCTGAGGATGTGGCTGATTCTGAGCCAGAGAATGAAGCTGGTGAGGACTCTGAGAAAACCACCAATGAAGAACAGGACATAGTGGATGTTGATGAAGTCCCCTCTGAAGAAGATCTGCAACCTCCACCTACTCAAAAAGGTATTGGGAGAAGACTGAGAAGCAGGACCACTACACCTGCACCTGCTGTTACCACTACCCCTGTCGTTACCAAGAAAACAAAGGACAATACTCTGAAACCTGTCAAGTATGGTCCTAAGAAAGGATGGAGCAAGCCTATACCTCCTCCTGAAAAGAATAAGGGTGTGCTGAAAAGGAAGAGTGCACCATCAAGTGACTCTGAATTTGAAGCTGAAAAGGATGACTCAAGCATCAAGCCTCCTGCTAAGAAGGCTATGTCTGCTAAGAAGGCCGTGCCTCAATCTGTTGCTCCTGACATTGAAGACTTTCCTTGtgacaat aagattggctctGGAAAGGGAACTGGGCAAAGATATTCTAGAATTGTGAGTTTGATCAATGATGCTGGATTAATCAAAACTGTGTGGGGCTTAGGCTCCTGCTATGAAAAGCTGGTTAGGGAGTTTGTTGTCAACATTCCTATAGGTTGTGACAATCCCTTGGATAAGGAGTTTCAGAAAGTCTTTGTTCGAGGAAAATGTGTTACTTTCTCCCCAAGTGTGATAAACAGGTTCCTGGGTAACTCTGATGAGCCACACCCTGATATAGATGTGTCTGACAATGTGGTCTGCAGAACCATCACAGCTGATAAAGTGAAAACCTGGCCCAAGAAGAAGAAGGTACCAGCTGTCAAGCTAACCCAAAAGTATGCCATCTTGAATCGCATTGCTTCTGTCAACTGGGTCCCTACTACACATGCATCCGACATtgcaacaaatctgggtaagctcatttatatgattggtACTGGTACTAAGTTTAATGCTGGACTATACattttcaatcaagttgtgCAGCATGCCAAGACCTCTGTCACCAAGCAACCCATTGCGTTTCCAACTTTGATCTGTGATATCATCTTGTCCCAACATCCGAATATCAGGCATGAGGATGAGTCTGCTAAGAAAAGGGCATCTCCTCTGGCCATTCATCAGAAGCTGTTCAGTAAACAGCATGCTCCAGATATTGTTGGACCATCAAATGCTGCTGCTGACACTCCTATGACAAAGAAGGAGATGATTGCTATGCTGGAAGCAAACTGTAAGGAGCTAGATGAAAAGAAGTTgcagtttgaaaggatgatacATGCTCTCAGGGTTGAAGAGGCTGCAGCTCAAGCAGCTAATGCAGATGATGATGGTTCTAGTGGTGAAGAAGAAGGTGACTCAGAtgctgaaggagaagaaagtgaTTCCTCCCCAAGTGCTTCTGTTTAA